One stretch of Methermicoccus shengliensis DSM 18856 DNA includes these proteins:
- a CDS encoding M48 family metallopeptidase: MEIKIERRNVKYCRILINPDETVRVIAPHGFHVDGFIERKKPWIGGKIREIRELTKDFDEKRDYLIFDGNFYRLKYDGALRIEEGVIFARNVKELERWIGNKLKKEMLEKVRFYSHLLGVNYGRVYIRKQKTKWASCSSKGNLSFNIIIAALPESLKDYVIIHELAHLIVPKHSRKFWSVVAQYYPKYKEAEKELKRYWLGIERNSVWKMLR; encoded by the coding sequence GTGGAAATAAAGATTGAAAGAAGGAACGTAAAATACTGCAGAATTTTAATAAATCCTGACGAAACCGTTAGGGTCATTGCTCCCCACGGATTCCATGTTGACGGCTTCATTGAGAGAAAGAAACCATGGATTGGGGGGAAGATTAGAGAGATAAGAGAGCTCACAAAAGACTTCGATGAGAAAAGAGATTATCTAATCTTTGACGGAAATTTTTACCGGTTAAAGTATGACGGTGCCCTAAGAATTGAAGAAGGAGTGATTTTTGCAAGGAATGTTAAGGAGCTCGAAAGGTGGATAGGAAATAAACTGAAAAAGGAAATGCTGGAAAAGGTAAGGTTTTACTCCCACCTCCTTGGCGTTAATTATGGCAGGGTTTACATAAGAAAGCAGAAGACCAAGTGGGCCAGCTGTTCATCAAAGGGCAACCTGAGCTTCAACATAATAATTGCAGCCCTTCCCGAGAGTCTTAAAGATTACGTGATCATCCATGAGCTTGCGCACCTTATTGTTCCAAAACACAGCAGGAAGTTCTGGAGTGTTGTAGCCCAATATTATCCAAAATACAAGGAGGCTGAAAAAGAGCTGAAGCGTTACTGGCTTGGGATCGAGAGAAACAGCGTCTGGAAGATGTTGAGGTGA